One Pseudomonas fluorescens genomic region harbors:
- a CDS encoding DUF1624 domain-containing protein, whose product MTIAPPRSAPLSAGRLLSIDALRGLVILFMLLDHVRETFLLHRQVSDPMDIASTEPALFFSRTLAHLCAPVFVLLTGLSAWLYGEKYAGKADVSAFLFKRGLFLVVLEFTLVNFAWTFQLPPSVIYLQVIWAIGLSMIALSLLVWLPRGLLLALSLTIIAGHNLLDGLHFPVESALHVPWAILHDRGWIDVSETLRLRTSYPVLPWIGVIGLGYALGPWFARGVEAGVRQRRLLIGGVVGLMGFVGLRLLNGYGEKPWAVGDTWLHSVMSFFNITKYPPSLLFIALTVSVGLLLLLAFERVQGRRWIRWLTVFGSAPMFFYLLHLYVLKVLYLITVALFGLNQGSYFGFSSVTAVWLAAIILAITLYPAVRWFSALKARRRDVTWLKYL is encoded by the coding sequence ATGACGATTGCGCCTCCACGTTCTGCCCCGCTGTCTGCTGGCCGACTGCTGTCCATTGATGCCCTCAGGGGCCTGGTCATCCTGTTCATGCTGTTGGATCACGTGCGGGAAACCTTCTTGCTGCACCGCCAGGTCAGCGATCCGATGGACATCGCCAGCACCGAGCCGGCACTGTTTTTCAGCCGTACCCTGGCGCATTTGTGCGCGCCGGTGTTCGTGCTGCTCACCGGGCTGTCCGCGTGGCTGTATGGAGAGAAATACGCGGGCAAGGCCGATGTCAGTGCGTTTCTGTTCAAGCGCGGTCTGTTTCTGGTGGTGCTCGAGTTCACCTTGGTCAACTTTGCCTGGACCTTTCAGTTGCCGCCCAGCGTGATTTATCTGCAAGTGATCTGGGCCATCGGCCTGAGCATGATCGCCTTGTCGCTGCTGGTCTGGCTGCCGCGCGGGCTGTTGCTGGCGCTCAGCCTGACGATCATCGCCGGGCACAATCTGCTCGATGGTCTGCATTTCCCGGTCGAGTCGGCGCTGCATGTGCCGTGGGCGATATTGCATGACCGCGGCTGGATCGATGTCAGCGAGACCCTGCGCCTGCGCACGTCCTATCCGGTGCTGCCGTGGATCGGTGTCATCGGTCTGGGTTATGCGCTGGGGCCGTGGTTCGCCCGTGGCGTTGAGGCGGGTGTGCGACAGCGTCGATTGCTGATTGGCGGGGTGGTGGGGCTGATGGGGTTTGTCGGGCTGCGCCTGCTCAATGGCTATGGCGAAAAACCGTGGGCGGTGGGCGATACTTGGCTGCACAGCGTGATGAGTTTTTTCAACATCACCAAGTATCCGCCGTCGCTGCTGTTTATCGCATTGACCGTGAGCGTCGGGTTGTTGCTGTTACTGGCGTTCGAGCGCGTGCAAGGGCGTCGGTGGATTCGCTGGCTGACTGTGTTCGGTTCGGCGCCGATGTTTTTCTATTTGCTGCACCTGTACGTGTTGAAGGTTTTGTACCTGATCACAGTGGCCCTGTTTGGCCTCAATCAGGGCAGTTACTTCGGTTTTTCGTCGGTGACGGCGGTGTGGCTCGCCGCGATCATTCTAGCGATCACGCTATACCCGGCGGTACGCTGGTTCTCGGCTCTGAAGGCCCGGCGCCGCGATGTCACCTGGTTGAAATACCTCTAA
- a CDS encoding paraquat-inducible protein A, with protein sequence MVNTEHLIICEHCDCVYEKVTLAKHQKTACVRCGGVLQRYNGLTIEQRLALTLTAAVLWLFANFYPVMSISMKGLKNSATLWDSVLALSQGPITFIAMVAAIAIIIAPAFQLVLLTWVLGFALGSQRAPGFKVCMRWLETLRPWSMLEVCLLGAMVAVFKLAGLLDVLPGIGLFALAALSLMMIRIAGRDIRDLWDIL encoded by the coding sequence ATGGTCAACACCGAACACCTGATCATCTGCGAACATTGCGACTGCGTGTACGAAAAAGTCACGCTCGCCAAACATCAGAAAACCGCCTGCGTACGCTGTGGCGGCGTGCTGCAGCGCTACAACGGCTTGACCATCGAGCAGCGTCTGGCACTCACGCTGACGGCGGCGGTGTTGTGGCTGTTCGCCAATTTCTACCCGGTCATGAGCATCAGCATGAAAGGCCTGAAAAACAGCGCGACCCTCTGGGACTCGGTGCTGGCATTGAGTCAGGGGCCAATCACATTTATTGCCATGGTGGCGGCCATCGCCATCATCATTGCCCCGGCGTTTCAGTTGGTGTTGTTGACTTGGGTGCTGGGCTTCGCGCTGGGCTCGCAGCGCGCGCCGGGCTTCAAAGTGTGCATGCGCTGGCTGGAAACCCTGCGCCCGTGGAGCATGCTCGAAGTGTGTTTGCTCGGCGCGATGGTCGCCGTGTTCAAACTGGCCGGATTGCTCGATGTGTTGCCAGGCATTGGCCTGTTCGCGCTCGCGGCGCTCAGCCTGATGATGATCCGCATCGCCGGCCGCGATATCCGCGACCTATGGGACATTCTATGA